In one Shewanella loihica PV-4 genomic region, the following are encoded:
- the rpsL gene encoding 30S ribosomal protein S12 yields the protein MATVNQLVRKPRSPKVIKTNVPALNACPQKRGVCTRVYTTTPKKPNSALRKVARVRLTNGFEVTSYIGGEGHNLQEHSVILIRGGRVKDLPGVRYHTVRGALDCAGVSERRQGRSKYGAKRPKS from the coding sequence ATGGCAACTGTAAACCAGTTGGTACGTAAGCCTCGCTCGCCAAAAGTCATCAAGACTAACGTGCCTGCGTTGAATGCGTGTCCACAAAAGCGTGGTGTTTGTACTCGCGTATACACAACCACACCTAAAAAACCTAACTCTGCACTACGTAAAGTAGCTCGTGTGCGTCTAACTAACGGTTTCGAAGTTACTTCGTACATCGGCGGTGAAGGCCACAACCTGCAGGAACACAGCGTGATTCTAATCCGTGGTGGTCGTGTTAAAGACTTACCAGGTGTTCGTTATCACACTGTTCGTGGCGCATTAGACTGTGCTGGTGTTAGTGAGCGTCGTCAAGGACGTTCTAAGTACGGAGCTAAGCGTCCTAAGTCTTAA
- the rpsG gene encoding 30S ribosomal protein S7 codes for MPRRRVVGQRKILPDPKFNSELLAKFINVIMQDGKKSTAEKIIYKALDVVAEKKGEEHLVILEAALDNVRPTVEVKSRRVGGSTYQVPCEVRPVRRNALAMRWLVEAARKRGEKSMALRLAGEMLDAAENKGTAVKKREDVHRMAEANKAFAHYRW; via the coding sequence ATGCCAAGACGTCGCGTTGTAGGACAACGTAAAATCCTACCAGATCCAAAATTTAATAGTGAGTTGCTGGCTAAGTTCATCAACGTCATTATGCAGGACGGCAAAAAGTCGACTGCTGAAAAAATCATTTACAAGGCACTAGACGTTGTCGCTGAGAAGAAAGGCGAAGAGCACCTAGTGATCCTTGAAGCAGCCCTGGATAACGTACGCCCAACTGTCGAGGTTAAGTCTCGTCGTGTTGGTGGTTCTACTTACCAGGTACCATGTGAAGTTCGTCCAGTGCGTCGTAACGCACTAGCGATGCGCTGGTTAGTTGAAGCTGCACGTAAGCGTGGTGAAAAATCTATGGCTCTACGTCTAGCAGGTGAAATGCTAGATGCTGCCGAAAACAAAGGCACTGCTGTTAAGAAGCGCGAAGACGTGCATCGTATGGCAGAAGCAAACAAAGCGTTTGCTCATTACCGCTGGTAA
- the fusA gene encoding elongation factor G, protein MARTTPIERYRNIGICAHVDAGKTTTTERVLFYTGMSHKIGEVHDGAATMDWMEQEQERGITITSAATTTFWRGMDAQFTEHRINIIDTPGHVDFTIEVERSLRVLDGAVVVFCGSSGVEPQSETVWRQADKYHVPRLVFVNKMDRAGADFERVVGQIRNRLGATCVPIQLNIGAEEEFKGVIDLIKMKAINWNESDQGMTFNYEEIPAELADKAAEMREYLVESAAEASEELMDKYLEEGELSEEEIKAALRQRTLANEIVLATCGSAFKNKGVQAVLDAVIDYLPSPVEVPAIKGIDDNENEVERPADDNAPFSALAFKIATDPFVGTLTFVRVYSGVLEAGSGVYNSVKQKRERIGRMVQMHANDRKEIKEVRAGDIAAAIGLKDVTTGDTLCDADHKVILERMEFPEPVITIAVEPRSQADQDKMGIALQKLAAEDPSFRVETNEESGQTLISGMGELHLDIIVDRMRREFSVECNVGKPQVAYRETIRSSVEVEGKFVRQSGGRGQFGHVWLKLEPQEEGFGYEFVNEIVGGVVPREYIPAVDKGIQEQMKNGVLAGFPVLDVKVTLFDGSYHDVDSNEMAFKVAASMGFKKGALEADPVLLEPCMKVEVTTPEDYMGDVVGDLNRRRGMIEGMDDGIGGVKIVRAVVPLSEMFGYATDLRSATQGRASYSMEFLKYSDAPQNVAKSVIEARG, encoded by the coding sequence GTGGCTCGTACAACTCCAATTGAGCGCTACCGTAATATCGGTATCTGTGCTCACGTTGACGCAGGAAAAACCACAACTACAGAACGTGTTCTCTTCTATACCGGTATGTCTCACAAGATCGGTGAGGTGCATGATGGCGCAGCCACCATGGACTGGATGGAACAGGAGCAGGAGCGTGGTATTACTATCACCTCGGCGGCAACGACCACGTTCTGGCGCGGTATGGATGCTCAATTTACCGAGCATCGTATCAACATCATCGACACCCCTGGCCACGTTGACTTCACTATTGAAGTTGAGCGTTCGCTACGTGTACTCGATGGCGCAGTAGTTGTGTTCTGTGGTTCATCTGGTGTTGAACCTCAGTCCGAAACTGTATGGCGACAAGCGGACAAGTACCACGTCCCGCGCTTAGTGTTTGTCAATAAGATGGACCGCGCTGGTGCTGACTTTGAACGCGTCGTTGGACAGATACGTAACCGTCTGGGAGCGACTTGTGTACCTATTCAATTGAACATAGGTGCAGAAGAAGAGTTTAAGGGTGTCATTGACCTGATCAAGATGAAGGCCATTAACTGGAACGAATCAGATCAAGGTATGACCTTCAATTATGAAGAAATTCCCGCAGAGTTGGCCGACAAGGCCGCTGAGATGCGTGAATACCTAGTTGAGAGTGCGGCCGAAGCCTCTGAAGAGCTGATGGACAAGTACCTTGAAGAAGGTGAGCTATCGGAAGAAGAGATCAAGGCTGCATTACGTCAGCGAACTCTGGCTAACGAGATCGTGCTGGCTACCTGTGGTTCTGCATTTAAGAACAAGGGTGTGCAGGCGGTACTCGATGCAGTTATCGATTATCTGCCATCGCCAGTCGAAGTACCCGCCATTAAGGGTATTGACGACAATGAGAATGAAGTCGAACGTCCGGCGGACGACAACGCGCCATTCTCTGCGTTAGCATTTAAGATCGCGACAGACCCATTCGTAGGAACACTGACCTTTGTGCGTGTTTATTCAGGCGTATTGGAAGCAGGTTCTGGCGTATATAACTCGGTCAAACAAAAGCGTGAGCGTATTGGTCGTATGGTGCAGATGCATGCAAACGACCGTAAAGAGATCAAAGAAGTCCGTGCTGGCGACATCGCGGCGGCTATTGGTCTGAAGGATGTTACCACTGGTGACACCCTATGCGATGCTGACCATAAAGTTATTCTCGAACGTATGGAGTTCCCTGAGCCCGTAATCACGATTGCCGTGGAGCCTAGATCTCAAGCCGACCAAGATAAGATGGGCATTGCGCTGCAGAAACTTGCTGCAGAAGATCCCTCTTTCCGCGTTGAGACCAACGAAGAATCGGGGCAAACCCTGATCTCTGGTATGGGCGAGTTGCACTTAGACATCATCGTAGACCGTATGCGTCGCGAATTCAGTGTCGAATGTAACGTAGGTAAGCCACAAGTAGCGTATCGTGAGACTATTCGCTCGAGTGTAGAAGTCGAAGGCAAGTTCGTTCGTCAATCTGGTGGCCGAGGTCAATTTGGTCACGTTTGGTTGAAGCTTGAACCTCAAGAAGAAGGTTTCGGCTATGAATTTGTCAACGAGATTGTTGGTGGTGTTGTTCCAAGAGAATACATCCCTGCAGTAGATAAAGGTATCCAGGAACAGATGAAGAATGGCGTACTCGCCGGTTTCCCTGTTCTGGACGTCAAAGTAACGCTGTTCGACGGCTCATACCATGATGTCGACTCGAACGAGATGGCGTTTAAAGTGGCCGCCTCCATGGGCTTCAAGAAGGGTGCTCTCGAAGCAGACCCTGTGTTACTCGAACCTTGTATGAAGGTTGAAGTAACCACTCCTGAAGATTACATGGGGGATGTAGTAGGCGACTTAAACCGACGTCGCGGCATGATCGAAGGTATGGACGACGGCATTGGCGGCGTCAAAATCGTTCGAGCTGTAGTACCTCTATCTGAAATGTTTGGTTACGCGACAGACTTGCGTAGCGCTACCCAAGGACGTGCCTCATACTCTATGGAGTTCCTGAAGTACTCGGATGCGCCGCAGAATGTTGCAAAATCAGTTATAGAAGCGCGCGGATAA